One region of Collinsella aerofaciens ATCC 25986 genomic DNA includes:
- a CDS encoding class B sortase has translation MNKGKAATALAVAVALLAMGTLAVLPQPERNPYGVHEVPATEEGAAMGAQEAGDGIDWDALPASVVAWVRVPGTTVDYPIVQGRPESPDFYLTHEAGGERSVWGAPYIDAGCAQGAESPLVIVYGHHMSDGTMFAPLAQYSSRGFAEGHRTIRVFTREKEIELEVFAADVVDASSEGKRTDFADAAALDAYLGDKLSRCEVVLEEPSDVAQAWAFVTCSYQTSNSRTVVYAKEVEGWDSRPSE, from the coding sequence ATGAACAAAGGGAAAGCCGCCACGGCGCTCGCCGTCGCCGTGGCGTTGCTGGCGATGGGGACACTCGCCGTCCTGCCGCAGCCCGAGAGGAACCCGTACGGGGTGCACGAGGTGCCCGCAACGGAAGAGGGCGCGGCGATGGGGGCGCAAGAGGCGGGCGACGGCATCGACTGGGACGCCCTTCCCGCCTCCGTCGTCGCATGGGTGCGCGTGCCGGGCACGACCGTCGACTACCCGATCGTACAGGGCCGGCCTGAATCGCCCGACTTCTACCTCACGCACGAAGCCGGCGGCGAGCGCTCAGTCTGGGGCGCTCCCTACATAGACGCCGGGTGCGCACAGGGCGCCGAGAGCCCGCTCGTCATCGTCTACGGGCACCACATGTCCGACGGCACCATGTTCGCGCCGCTCGCGCAGTACTCGTCGCGCGGCTTCGCCGAGGGGCACCGCACCATCCGGGTCTTCACCCGCGAGAAGGAGATCGAGCTCGAGGTCTTCGCGGCCGACGTGGTAGACGCGAGCTCGGAGGGCAAGCGGACCGACTTCGCCGACGCGGCGGCTCTCGACGCCTACCTCGGGGACAAATTGTCCCGCTGCGAGGTCGTCCTGGAAGAGCCTTCGGACGTCGCGCAGGCCTGGGCCTTCGTGACGTGCAGCTACCAGACGAGCAACTCGCGCACCGTCGTCTACGCGAAGGAGGTGGAAGGATGGGATTCGCGCCCTTCGGAATAG